Proteins from a genomic interval of Rhizobium etli CFN 42:
- the folP gene encoding dihydropteroate synthase, producing the protein MTGLEGSFWRVGHGREIELGRRSLIMAIINVTPDSFSDGGRFETVDAAVEHALQAVSDGAAIVDIGGESTRPGAASVSPSEEQARVLPVIEALRGRTEALISIDTYRAETARLAVGAGAHIVNDVFGLQKDAGIADLAAATGAGLCIMHTGRDRVKLADVIADQAHFLERSLAIAAAAGVNSDRIVLDPGFGFAKETAEENLELMARFSELSRFGLPLLAGTSRKRFLGAVTGREAPERDAATAASSALLRLQGAAVFRVHNVAINRDALAIADAMLNARQEFERKRPT; encoded by the coding sequence GTGACAGGGCTCGAAGGCAGTTTCTGGCGTGTCGGCCATGGCCGGGAAATCGAACTCGGCCGTCGTTCTCTCATCATGGCGATCATAAATGTGACGCCGGACTCCTTCTCCGACGGCGGACGTTTTGAAACCGTCGATGCCGCCGTCGAACACGCATTGCAGGCGGTCAGCGACGGTGCTGCGATCGTCGACATCGGTGGTGAATCGACCCGGCCGGGTGCGGCGTCGGTCAGCCCTTCGGAAGAGCAGGCGCGTGTGTTGCCCGTGATTGAGGCGCTGCGCGGTCGCACCGAGGCGCTGATCTCGATCGACACCTATCGCGCCGAGACGGCCCGGCTTGCCGTCGGCGCCGGCGCCCATATTGTCAACGACGTCTTCGGACTGCAGAAAGATGCAGGTATCGCGGATCTGGCCGCGGCCACCGGGGCGGGGCTCTGCATCATGCATACCGGCCGTGACAGGGTCAAACTTGCCGATGTGATCGCCGATCAGGCGCATTTCCTCGAACGGTCGCTGGCGATCGCCGCCGCGGCCGGAGTCAACAGCGACCGGATCGTGCTCGATCCGGGTTTCGGCTTCGCCAAGGAGACGGCGGAGGAGAACCTGGAGCTGATGGCGCGGTTTTCCGAACTTTCGCGCTTCGGCCTGCCGCTGCTTGCCGGCACGTCACGCAAGCGCTTCCTCGGCGCTGTGACGGGGCGCGAGGCGCCGGAGAGGGATGCGGCGACGGCCGCATCAAGCGCGCTGCTCAGGCTTCAAGGGGCTGCGGTTTTCCGGGTGCACAATGTCGCAATCAACAGGGATGCGCTTGCTATCGCCGATGCTATGCTCAATGCGCGCCAGGAATTCGAGAGGAAGCGGCCGACATGA
- a CDS encoding DUF922 domain-containing Zn-dependent protease, with the protein MPLAMRYMYLPVAFSIALSLSSPAAAEVIASKSYSYFDIRGKTADELDRELGRRGPTASGSSARHPGATKIRFGGEATYIQDNGRCRVGNVKVTVHTQIILPRWNSRRGANKELSMIWDALSSDIKRHEERHAEIARDQARAMERAIRALPQQRSCEAMQELVSNESARGIEEHDRLQARFDRVEAVNFQKRMLRLLKNRINGRAGGK; encoded by the coding sequence ATGCCGCTTGCAATGCGTTATATGTACCTTCCTGTCGCCTTTTCCATTGCTCTTTCCCTCAGCAGTCCAGCGGCAGCCGAAGTGATCGCATCGAAAAGTTATTCCTATTTCGACATCCGCGGCAAAACCGCCGATGAGCTCGACCGGGAACTCGGCCGGCGCGGCCCGACGGCGAGCGGTTCGTCGGCACGCCATCCCGGCGCCACCAAGATTCGCTTCGGCGGCGAGGCCACCTATATCCAGGATAATGGCCGATGCCGCGTTGGCAATGTCAAGGTCACGGTTCACACCCAGATCATCCTGCCGCGCTGGAACAGCCGCAGAGGCGCCAACAAGGAGCTGTCGATGATATGGGACGCACTGTCGAGCGACATCAAGCGCCATGAGGAGCGCCATGCCGAGATCGCCAGAGATCAGGCGCGCGCCATGGAGCGCGCCATTCGCGCATTGCCGCAGCAGCGCAGCTGCGAGGCCATGCAGGAGCTCGTCTCCAATGAATCAGCTCGCGGTATAGAGGAGCACGATCGGCTGCAGGCGCGATTCGACCGGGTTGAGGCGGTCAACTTCCAGAAGCGCATGCTGAGATTGCTGAAAAATCGAATCAACGGTCGGGCCGGCGGAAAATAA
- a CDS encoding 2Fe-2S iron-sulfur cluster-binding protein produces MPKLTIVAFDGTRFDLDVDQGSTVMENAVRNSVPGIEAECGGACACATCHVYVDEEWTEKVGQPEAMEEDMLDFAFDVRPTSRLSCQIRMKAAYDGLVVHVPERQA; encoded by the coding sequence ATGCCCAAACTTACCATCGTCGCCTTCGACGGCACGCGCTTCGACCTCGACGTCGACCAAGGCTCCACCGTGATGGAGAATGCCGTGCGCAATTCGGTGCCCGGCATCGAGGCCGAATGCGGCGGCGCCTGCGCCTGCGCCACCTGTCACGTCTATGTCGACGAGGAATGGACGGAAAAGGTCGGCCAGCCGGAAGCGATGGAAGAGGATATGCTCGACTTCGCCTTCGACGTGCGCCCGACCTCGCGGCTCTCCTGTCAGATCCGGATGAAGGCCGCTTATGACGGGCTCGTCGTGCACGTGCCCGAACGCCAAGCCTGA
- a CDS encoding Hpt domain-containing protein, with the protein MAAQLAALKIVFEAPDNAKGACPSKVRPIDLVHLAKQTMGDKSLEIEVLQMFARQARACLQDMASGETVRVGAAAHRLKGAASSVGAFRVSQTAEVVEETGGDASALAALGAAVLDAENFILKLCRG; encoded by the coding sequence ATGGCGGCCCAGCTGGCAGCATTGAAGATCGTATTCGAAGCGCCTGATAATGCAAAGGGGGCGTGCCCCTCTAAGGTCCGGCCGATTGATCTCGTCCATCTCGCAAAGCAGACGATGGGCGACAAGTCCCTGGAAATCGAAGTCCTTCAGATGTTTGCGCGTCAGGCGCGGGCGTGTCTCCAGGATATGGCGAGCGGTGAGACCGTGCGTGTCGGCGCGGCCGCGCATCGGCTGAAAGGTGCGGCGAGTTCGGTCGGCGCATTCCGCGTGTCGCAAACGGCTGAGGTCGTCGAAGAGACCGGCGGCGATGCCAGCGCGTTGGCGGCGCTCGGCGCGGCCGTCCTCGACGCCGAGAATTTCATTCTCAAGCTTTGCCGCGGCTGA
- a CDS encoding apolipoprotein A-IV repeat region-like domain-containing protein has product MANNKYSESIEDKAFKALDEALQIDFGKDNVPSRRGDAPQAPEGNVSDPSNARNQQGQEEAQRRSRRGAGAEQASRASAFAPANDASRNTPASILKSFDGASSRSAMRTATLFSVLWVMAGLGLMSLLYAPQIWQIRSIADLVALPGVIAGLVGIIIPVMMFYAFAIMISRAQDMRNAARSMAEVALRLAEPETIASERIMTVGQAVRREVSAMNEGIERTIARASELETLVHSEVNALERSYADNELRVRGLVHELGSEREAIVNHADRIRTSIGSVHDQLKEELSLATEEIAVRLATSGEAFASLIDTRAATILEKSDSALQSMGSLLAAKTDSLLQTLNASGFALATEFDNRLEALSVNLNEHGERLLSQFETRASTMDSSTEKLNAALNERTHQLNEILIARTREINESLTSGERTISGTLDDVLSKLNSALDEKGATFRQSLQNTADDAVMDLDLRSGFFEERLQTTVAQLSTAFDERVAEFTSAFDKRTGSLDTKLMESLARINETLSGGSDSIEGILSSSIDRLGSSMTDQSLALATALATGHEVLESTLNSHTEEITTALTSRTGELTSALQSATSDIALALASGTSDLHNNLQARSAEFRDTLRTTTTDLTAAVAAGTEQVTTAFGGRAEELTSVLTARAAEIRDAVGTAHERIDSVMAERGGALIDALTTHHGRFEEALTTRSDAIINAVSGTHDRLSETLDEKAMALAISLNESQSRIEDTLETRSAAFLNAVSGTHERLSETLDTKAAALTTSLDERHARIEDALGTRAEALLNSVSGTSDRLAETLDEKVMALAISLNESQARIEETLENGSAGLLNAVSGTHDRFAETLQDKAAAFANSLNETQARIEDTLETRSAALLNAVSGTHDRLSETLDEKAMALAISLTEGQARIEDTLQTRSAALLNAVSGTHDRLSETLDEKAMALAISLNENQTRIEDTLEARSEAFLKAVSGAHERIAETLDEKASALTASLNEGQSRLQDTLESRSESFLNAVSATHDRLSETLDDRAMALAISLNESQSRLEETLTSGADAITNAVSGTHERLNGVLDQKASALAASLNEGQVRLEEALGHRAAALVGAVTASHDRLTDTLDEKTMALAISLDDNQSRFDSALEARSNAIMEAVTSAEARVAGAFADKTDAIHNAYADNQRRLESALSEHSAALSGVLDAGGARFEDLVGGLTGRIEGRLSDAHARLGSMAEEAAARIEGGLASAHERIRTTLEDRGNAIELSLSQAHAQISDTLTEQATSIGTSVATSVSMLEMSLEDREASIRQAIDAGAQTLEDRMRAGAGQIAGRFQEAANTISSSAQNLSAHLDQSVENLAGRLEETGSRMEAGLTAIETRIRDGVGGVAEKVEAATSQLSGVLTDGISRLGALGDEATQRISTTLEGSAANLTQAIDSRTANLAETLDSRTTTLAGAIEGRTASLGETLDRGNERIEERLSTMDRALTVGLDAVNRTIEGKAAGLASTLRSAVAEAAQGMEGEATRTTELLGKTGQQFAQDLNAKSDEFTRTMDERSSQIVTRVAEAQNRLATQAAAVAQTFSEAGNAIVNKVAEAETVVGTQVNAISRALSEAGQSLEARGNAIRTTLSGAGSEISATMADVERALEARSSAIRSNLEERAREIDTSLSDVDRALEARGNSIRSTLEERTRDLNSMLSGRSVELTRILDETARPIIDRYTDAGEQAAARITAAANLSADRLRAENEALASAVAARTENVANAVSAIENSLVGNVNGLVQRMSESSAAMAMMMNRAAEQLTSVDERLGETTTRFADSATKAAEMVNASTRLLEGKVDRLSDISGQTLAQVGSIIGRFDEHSKVLTQASQLLGAAQSNLASTLEEREGALQALSVSLVQRSDEIEKTMRGLGGMIETVFERAEQRSNQVTGNLRQGVQSSFADIGRILTETEKRAQEAAETMREAITRAGDEANTTIDSTFANVERRSGDLSNRIRGGLTASLSEVERMLGEAGRASDGAAQHMRESLREAIEDAVGRFSGATEDIRRSAADIRNELDATRAELKRGAFDLPEEAKESASAMRRAVAEQIKALQDISQLVGRSSQQLEISEPTARSLAQAQPTPRPTPPIAAQPPQPAAPPPIEAAGLRGTIAPSAPAATPQRAVQQPVPTRQELGRQEPPRESGGWISDLLRGASREEAADAAPARVPARSAETAAPAARSNDSRNPRHVVESLNSLSVDIARAIDHDASVDLWRRYQRGERDVFTRRLYTLKGQQTFDEIKRKYDREPEFRTAVDRYIGDFEKLLADVARTDPNQTVTQSYLTSDTGKVYTMLAHAAGRLR; this is encoded by the coding sequence ATGGCGAATAACAAATATAGCGAGTCGATCGAGGACAAAGCGTTCAAGGCGTTGGACGAGGCGCTCCAGATCGACTTCGGCAAGGATAACGTGCCGTCTCGCCGCGGCGACGCGCCGCAGGCGCCGGAGGGTAATGTGTCTGATCCATCGAATGCGCGCAATCAGCAGGGCCAGGAAGAAGCGCAGCGCCGCAGCCGCCGCGGCGCCGGGGCCGAGCAGGCTTCCAGGGCTTCGGCCTTCGCGCCCGCCAATGATGCCAGCCGCAACACGCCCGCGTCGATCCTGAAATCCTTCGACGGCGCTTCCAGCCGCTCGGCCATGCGCACCGCCACCCTGTTTTCCGTGCTTTGGGTCATGGCGGGCCTCGGCCTGATGTCGCTGCTTTATGCGCCGCAGATCTGGCAGATCCGCTCGATCGCCGATCTCGTCGCCCTGCCCGGCGTCATTGCCGGCCTGGTCGGCATCATCATTCCGGTGATGATGTTCTATGCTTTCGCCATCATGATCTCCCGCGCTCAGGACATGCGCAACGCCGCCCGCTCCATGGCAGAGGTGGCATTGCGCCTGGCGGAGCCGGAAACCATCGCCTCCGAACGCATCATGACCGTTGGCCAGGCGGTGCGCCGCGAGGTCTCGGCGATGAACGAAGGCATCGAGCGCACCATCGCGCGCGCTTCCGAGCTGGAAACGCTGGTTCATTCCGAAGTCAACGCTCTCGAACGCTCCTATGCCGACAACGAGTTGCGTGTGCGCGGTCTTGTCCATGAACTCGGTTCGGAGCGAGAGGCGATCGTCAATCATGCCGACCGCATCCGCACCTCGATCGGCAGCGTCCACGACCAGCTGAAGGAAGAACTGTCGCTGGCGACCGAAGAGATCGCCGTGCGACTCGCCACATCGGGCGAAGCCTTCGCCTCGTTGATCGACACGCGCGCGGCGACGATCCTGGAGAAATCGGACAGCGCCCTGCAGTCGATGGGCAGCCTGCTTGCCGCCAAGACCGACAGCCTGCTCCAGACGCTCAACGCCTCCGGCTTTGCGCTCGCCACCGAATTCGACAACCGCCTCGAAGCGCTTTCCGTCAACCTCAACGAACACGGCGAAAGACTTCTCAGCCAGTTCGAGACGCGCGCTTCGACCATGGACAGCAGCACCGAGAAGCTGAACGCGGCGCTGAACGAGCGTACGCATCAGCTGAACGAGATCCTGATCGCCCGCACCCGCGAGATCAACGAGAGCCTGACATCTGGCGAACGCACCATCAGCGGGACGCTCGACGATGTGCTCTCAAAGCTGAACAGCGCGCTCGATGAGAAGGGCGCAACCTTCCGCCAGAGCCTGCAGAACACTGCCGACGACGCCGTCATGGATCTTGATCTGCGCTCCGGCTTCTTCGAAGAGCGCCTGCAGACGACCGTTGCCCAGCTGTCGACCGCCTTCGACGAGCGTGTCGCCGAATTCACCAGCGCTTTCGACAAGCGCACCGGCTCGCTCGACACCAAGCTGATGGAGAGCCTTGCCCGCATCAACGAAACGCTGAGCGGCGGTTCGGATTCGATCGAGGGCATTTTGAGCTCCAGCATCGACCGGCTCGGCTCCTCGATGACCGACCAGTCACTGGCGCTCGCGACAGCGCTCGCAACCGGTCATGAAGTGCTGGAGAGCACGCTAAATAGCCACACCGAAGAAATCACCACCGCACTCACCAGCCGCACCGGCGAGCTGACCTCGGCTCTGCAGAGCGCCACGTCGGACATCGCGCTGGCGCTTGCATCAGGCACCTCCGACCTGCACAACAATCTTCAGGCCCGCTCGGCCGAATTCCGCGATACGCTGCGCACAACCACCACTGATTTGACCGCCGCCGTTGCCGCCGGCACCGAGCAGGTCACGACGGCCTTCGGCGGCCGCGCCGAGGAACTGACCAGCGTATTGACAGCGCGCGCCGCAGAAATCCGGGACGCGGTTGGCACAGCCCATGAGCGTATCGACAGCGTCATGGCGGAGCGCGGCGGAGCGCTGATCGATGCGCTGACCACCCATCACGGCCGCTTCGAGGAAGCGCTGACGACCCGCTCCGACGCCATCATCAACGCCGTTTCCGGCACTCATGACCGCCTCTCCGAAACGCTCGACGAAAAGGCAATGGCGCTCGCCATCTCGTTGAACGAAAGCCAGAGCCGCATCGAAGACACGCTGGAGACCCGTTCCGCAGCCTTCCTCAACGCCGTCTCGGGCACGCATGAGCGGCTGTCGGAAACGCTGGATACCAAGGCAGCGGCCCTGACGACCTCGTTGGACGAGCGCCATGCCCGGATCGAGGACGCGCTCGGAACCCGCGCCGAAGCATTGTTGAACAGCGTGTCCGGCACGAGCGACCGGCTTGCCGAAACCCTTGATGAAAAGGTGATGGCGCTTGCCATTTCCTTGAACGAAAGCCAGGCCCGGATCGAGGAAACGCTGGAAAACGGTTCCGCAGGCCTGCTGAACGCCGTCTCCGGCACCCATGACCGGTTTGCTGAGACGCTGCAAGATAAGGCGGCAGCTTTTGCCAACTCGCTGAACGAGACGCAGGCACGCATCGAAGATACGCTCGAAACCCGTTCCGCAGCCCTGCTGAATGCAGTATCCGGCACCCATGACCGTCTCTCCGAGACCCTGGATGAAAAGGCGATGGCGCTTGCCATCTCACTGACCGAAGGTCAGGCTCGCATCGAGGACACGCTGCAGACCCGGTCGGCGGCGCTGCTGAATGCCGTTTCCGGCACTCATGACCGGCTGTCGGAAACACTGGACGAGAAGGCGATGGCGCTCGCAATCTCTCTCAACGAGAACCAGACGCGGATCGAAGACACGCTGGAAGCTCGCTCCGAAGCTTTCCTCAAGGCGGTCTCCGGTGCGCATGAGCGTATCGCCGAAACCCTTGACGAGAAGGCATCGGCACTTACCGCCTCCTTGAACGAAGGCCAGAGCCGCCTGCAGGACACGCTGGAGAGCCGCTCGGAATCCTTCCTGAATGCGGTTTCGGCCACCCATGACCGCCTGTCCGAGACGCTCGACGATCGAGCGATGGCCCTTGCCATTTCGCTGAACGAGAGCCAGAGCCGCCTCGAGGAGACGCTGACATCAGGTGCCGACGCGATCACCAATGCGGTCTCCGGCACACATGAACGTCTGAACGGCGTGCTCGACCAGAAGGCCAGCGCCCTGGCCGCCTCGCTGAACGAAGGGCAGGTCCGCCTCGAGGAAGCCCTGGGACACCGCGCCGCCGCGCTCGTCGGTGCCGTAACGGCAAGCCATGACCGGCTCACCGATACGCTCGATGAAAAGACCATGGCGCTCGCCATTTCGCTCGATGACAACCAGAGCCGCTTCGACAGCGCCCTCGAAGCCCGCAGCAATGCAATCATGGAGGCCGTCACCAGTGCAGAGGCCCGCGTCGCCGGCGCCTTTGCCGACAAGACAGACGCCATCCACAACGCCTATGCCGACAATCAGCGGCGGCTTGAATCCGCCCTCTCCGAGCACAGCGCGGCGCTTTCGGGCGTTCTCGATGCGGGCGGTGCCCGCTTCGAGGATCTCGTCGGCGGCTTGACCGGGCGCATCGAAGGCCGCCTCAGCGATGCCCATGCGCGGCTCGGGAGCATGGCCGAGGAGGCCGCGGCGCGCATTGAAGGCGGGCTCGCTTCTGCCCATGAGCGCATCCGCACGACGCTTGAGGATCGCGGCAATGCCATCGAGCTGTCGCTGAGCCAGGCGCATGCGCAGATCAGCGATACGCTGACCGAACAGGCGACCAGCATCGGCACTTCGGTGGCGACAAGCGTCAGCATGCTTGAAATGTCGCTGGAAGACCGTGAAGCCTCAATTCGCCAGGCGATCGATGCCGGTGCCCAGACACTGGAAGATCGTATGCGTGCCGGCGCTGGTCAGATTGCCGGCCGCTTCCAGGAGGCGGCGAACACGATTTCGAGCTCCGCCCAGAACCTATCCGCCCATCTCGACCAGTCAGTCGAGAACCTTGCGGGACGTCTTGAAGAAACCGGTTCTCGCATGGAGGCCGGTCTTACGGCGATCGAGACCCGCATCCGTGACGGCGTCGGCGGCGTTGCCGAAAAGGTCGAAGCCGCCACCAGTCAACTCTCCGGCGTGCTTACCGACGGCATTTCCCGGCTCGGCGCGCTCGGTGACGAGGCCACCCAACGCATCTCGACGACGCTCGAAGGCAGCGCCGCCAATCTTACGCAGGCAATCGACAGCCGCACCGCCAATCTGGCCGAGACGCTGGACAGCCGCACGACCACGCTCGCAGGCGCCATCGAAGGCCGTACGGCAAGTCTCGGCGAAACCCTTGACCGCGGCAACGAACGCATCGAGGAACGCCTCTCCACCATGGATCGCGCGTTGACCGTCGGCCTCGACGCTGTCAACCGGACCATCGAGGGCAAGGCCGCCGGCCTCGCCTCGACGCTGCGTAGCGCGGTGGCCGAAGCAGCCCAGGGAATGGAAGGCGAAGCGACGAGAACGACTGAACTGCTCGGCAAGACCGGCCAACAGTTCGCCCAGGATCTCAATGCGAAAAGCGACGAATTCACCCGCACCATGGATGAGCGCTCGTCGCAGATCGTCACGCGGGTTGCCGAAGCTCAGAACCGCCTGGCAACCCAGGCCGCTGCTGTCGCCCAGACCTTCTCGGAAGCCGGCAATGCCATCGTCAACAAGGTCGCCGAGGCCGAGACGGTTGTCGGCACGCAGGTCAATGCCATTTCCAGGGCGTTGTCGGAGGCCGGCCAGTCTCTCGAGGCGCGCGGCAATGCCATCCGCACGACGCTGTCGGGGGCCGGCAGCGAGATCTCCGCCACCATGGCGGATGTCGAGCGGGCGCTCGAGGCCCGCAGCAGCGCCATCCGCTCCAATCTCGAAGAACGTGCCCGCGAGATCGATACCTCCCTCTCCGACGTCGACCGGGCGCTCGAAGCGCGTGGCAACTCGATCCGCTCGACGCTTGAGGAACGCACCCGCGACCTCAACTCGATGCTATCAGGCCGCTCTGTCGAATTGACCCGTATCCTCGACGAAACGGCCCGCCCGATCATCGATCGCTACACCGATGCCGGCGAACAGGCCGCTGCCCGCATCACCGCGGCAGCCAACCTCAGCGCCGATCGCCTGCGCGCCGAGAATGAAGCGCTCGCCAGCGCCGTCGCCGCCCGCACCGAGAATGTCGCTAACGCCGTCAGCGCCATCGAGAACAGCCTGGTCGGCAACGTCAACGGTCTGGTTCAGCGCATGTCGGAAAGCAGCGCGGCGATGGCGATGATGATGAACCGCGCCGCCGAGCAGCTGACGAGCGTCGACGAGCGTCTCGGCGAAACCACGACCCGCTTTGCCGACTCCGCCACCAAGGCTGCCGAAATGGTCAACGCCTCGACCAGACTTCTCGAAGGCAAGGTCGACCGCCTCTCCGACATCTCCGGCCAGACGCTGGCCCAGGTCGGCAGCATCATCGGCCGCTTCGACGAACACTCCAAGGTTCTGACCCAGGCCTCGCAGCTTCTGGGTGCCGCCCAGTCCAACCTCGCCTCGACGCTCGAGGAGCGTGAAGGCGCGCTGCAGGCCCTCTCCGTCAGCCTGGTCCAACGCTCCGACGAGATCGAAAAGACCATGCGCGGGCTCGGCGGCATGATCGAGACCGTGTTCGAGCGGGCCGAGCAGCGCTCCAACCAGGTCACCGGCAACCTGCGCCAAGGTGTACAGTCCTCCTTTGCCGATATCGGCCGCATTCTGACGGAAACCGAGAAGCGCGCTCAGGAAGCGGCCGAAACGATGCGCGAGGCGATCACCCGCGCCGGCGACGAGGCCAATACGACGATCGACAGCACCTTCGCCAATGTCGAGCGCCGTTCCGGCGATCTCTCCAACCGTATTCGCGGCGGCCTCACCGCCTCGCTGTCGGAAGTCGAGCGCATGCTCGGCGAAGCCGGCCGCGCCTCCGACGGTGCCGCCCAGCACATGCGGGAATCGTTGCGTGAGGCGATCGAGGATGCCGTCGGTCGCTTCTCCGGCGCCACCGAGGACATCCGCCGCTCCGCTGCCGACATCCGCAACGAACTCGACGCCACCCGCGCCGAACTGAAGCGCGGCGCCTTCGACCTGCCCGAGGAAGCCAAGGAAAGCGCCTCGGCCATGCGCCGCGCCGTCGCCGAACAGATCAAGGCCCTGCAGGATATCTCGCAGCTTGTCGGCCGCTCCAGCCAGCAGCTCGAAATCTCCGAGCCCACCGCCCGCTCGCTTGCCCAGGCGCAGCCGACCCCGCGCCCGACCCCGCCAATCGCAGCCCAGCCGCCGCAGCCGGCAGCGCCTCCGCCGATCGAAGCGGCGGGTCTGCGCGGGACGATTGCGCCGTCCGCTCCGGCCGCCACTCCTCAGCGGGCCGTTCAGCAGCCAGTCCCCACTCGCCAGGAGTTGGGCCGGCAGGAACCGCCGCGGGAAAGCGGCGGCTGGATCAGCGATCTTCTGCGAGGAGCATCCCGCGAAGAGGCCGCGGACGCGGCGCCGGCCCGTGTTCCCGCCCGCTCGGCGGAAACCGCCGCACCGGCCGCACGCAGCAACGACAGCCGCAATCCGCGCCATGTCGTGGAATCGCTGAATTCGCTCTCCGTCGATATCGCCCGCGCCATCGATCACGATGCGTCGGTCGATCTCTGGCGCCGCTACCAGCGCGGCGAGCGCGACGTCTTCACCCGCCGCCTCTACACGCTGAAGGGCCAGCAGACCTTCGACGAGATCAAGCGCAAATACGACCGCGAACCGGAATTCCGCACCGCCGTCGATCGCTACATCGGCGATTTCGAAAAGCTGCTCGCCGACGTCGCCCGCACCGACCCGAACCAGACTGTCACCCAGTCATACCTCACCTCGGATACGGGCAAGGTCTACACCATGCTCGCCCATGCAGCGGGCAGGCTCCGCTAG
- a CDS encoding cysteine hydrolase family protein translates to MTKALLIIDVQNAILSGKAKPERQPLVDAALDQTVARLASLQEQARQAGAPVVLVQHDGDSGHRLAVGTVGWALRREIAPREGEVVVRKQSADSFFETDLAERLDERAVTHLVVGGCMSQFCVDTTVRRAISLGYDVTLVADGHTTGDTATLTFSEIIAHHNETLEGFDAGKAAVEIRPAADIAFS, encoded by the coding sequence ATGACCAAGGCCCTGCTGATCATCGATGTGCAGAATGCAATTCTCTCCGGCAAGGCCAAGCCGGAGCGGCAGCCTCTCGTCGATGCCGCACTGGATCAAACAGTCGCTCGCCTCGCATCGCTGCAGGAGCAGGCGAGACAGGCAGGCGCGCCGGTCGTCCTAGTCCAACATGACGGAGACAGCGGCCATCGATTGGCGGTCGGCACGGTGGGATGGGCATTGCGCCGGGAGATTGCGCCGCGAGAAGGCGAGGTCGTCGTCCGCAAGCAAAGCGCCGACTCCTTCTTCGAGACCGATCTCGCCGAACGCCTGGATGAACGGGCGGTCACCCATCTCGTCGTCGGCGGCTGCATGTCGCAATTCTGCGTCGACACGACCGTCAGGCGTGCCATTTCGCTCGGCTATGATGTGACGCTGGTGGCGGATGGCCATACCACAGGCGATACGGCGACCCTCACCTTCTCCGAAATTATCGCCCACCACAACGAAACGCTCGAGGGGTTCGACGCTGGCAAGGCGGCGGTGGAAATCCGCCCCGCGGCCGATATCGCCTTTTCATGA
- a CDS encoding D-alanyl-D-alanine carboxypeptidase family protein yields MTKTSRLRATALSSALLMCAFAQAEAGQASFVVDAQSGQVLEASNQDDLNYPASLTKMMTLYLAFEALHEGRLTWDQKLTMSENAESKEPFKLAIGAGRQVTLREAVESIIVLSANDSAVAIAEQLGGSEQTFARTMTDKAHQLGMKDTVFKNPSGLPDPEQVTTARDMATLGVSLMRDFPEEFKLFSMRGFKFRGMKFRGHNNLMYRYDGVDGIKTGYTDASGYNVVTSALKDGRRLVGVVMGEKTASLRDDRMASLLDGALPSPSTATASTTPGKQPGATMTDAQPTK; encoded by the coding sequence ATGACCAAGACGTCCCGCCTCCGCGCCACCGCGCTCTCGTCCGCCTTGCTGATGTGCGCGTTCGCTCAGGCTGAAGCTGGCCAGGCAAGCTTCGTCGTCGATGCGCAGTCCGGGCAAGTTCTTGAAGCTTCCAATCAGGACGACCTGAACTATCCGGCTTCGCTGACCAAGATGATGACGCTCTATCTCGCTTTCGAGGCTCTGCACGAGGGACGCCTTACCTGGGACCAGAAGCTCACCATGTCTGAAAATGCCGAGAGCAAGGAGCCCTTCAAGCTCGCCATCGGCGCCGGCCGCCAGGTGACGCTGCGCGAAGCTGTAGAAAGCATCATTGTCCTGTCGGCCAACGACTCTGCCGTGGCGATCGCCGAACAGCTCGGCGGCTCCGAACAGACTTTCGCCAGAACGATGACGGACAAGGCGCACCAGCTTGGCATGAAGGATACAGTCTTCAAAAATCCTTCGGGCCTCCCCGATCCGGAGCAGGTCACCACGGCGCGTGATATGGCGACCCTCGGCGTCTCGCTGATGCGCGACTTCCCCGAGGAGTTCAAGCTTTTCTCGATGCGCGGCTTTAAGTTCCGCGGCATGAAGTTTCGCGGCCACAACAACCTGATGTATCGGTATGACGGCGTCGACGGCATCAAGACCGGCTATACCGATGCATCCGGCTATAACGTCGTGACGTCGGCGCTGAAGGATGGCCGCCGCCTCGTCGGCGTCGTCATGGGCGAAAAGACAGCAAGCCTGCGCGACGACAGGATGGCGAGCCTGCTGGACGGCGCGCTGCCGTCGCCATCGACCGCCACAGCCTCAACAACGCCAGGCAAACAGCCAGGCGCGACAATGACGGATGCGCAGCCGACGAAATAA